The Amycolatopsis methanolica 239 nucleotide sequence GGACGCGCCGGTGCGGGAGTTCGCGGCCGCGTTCCCGCAGCCCGTGCGTTCCGGCATCCAGGCGGTGGGCGGGGCGTTCCTGAAGAGCTACCCGTTCCAGGAGGCCTACCTGCTGGACCGGGCGCGCCAGTTCCGCGCGGCGCTGGAGCTGCCGTTGATCCTGCTCGGCGGGATCACGCGGCTGGAGACGATGGAGCGGGCGATGGCCGAGGGGTTCCAGTTCGTGGCGATGGCGCGGGCGTTGCTGCGTGAGCCGGACCTGCCGCTGCGGTTGCGGTCCGGGGCGCGTTCGCTGTGCGTGCACTGCAACCGCTGCATGCCGACGATCTACCGGGGGACGCGATGTGTGCTGACGTGATCGCCGTGACCGGATCCGCCTCGGGGATCGGGACGGCCGTGGTGACGGCCTTGCGGGCGGACGGGCACGAAGTGGTCGGCGTCGACCTGCGGGACGCGGAGGTGTGCGCGGATCTGTCCACTCCGGACGGCCGGCGGCCGCGGTGGACGCGGTGCTCGGGCTGGCGCCGAGGCTTCACGGGCTGGTGGTGTGCGCCGGGCTCGGGCCGCACGTCCGGGATCCGATGCAGATCGTCGAGGTCAACTACCGGGGCGCGGTCGAGGTGCTGGACGGGTTGTTCCCGGCGCTGCGCGGGGCGGCGGTGGCGGTGTCGTCGTCGGCCTCGACGATGGTGAAGCGGGCGGACAACCCGATCGCGCGCGGCGAGGAGGCGGCCGCGCTCGGGCACCTGGCGTACTCGTGGTCGGAGAACGCGCTGACTGTCGCGGTGCGGCAACGGGTTTCGCAGTGGGGCGCGGCGGGCGTGCGGCTCAACACGGTGGCGCCCGGGGCCGTGGACACGCCGCTGCTGCAGGCCGGCCTGGCATCCCGGCTCGGGGACGCGGTCCGGAACTACCAAGCGCCGATCCCGCGCCGGGGGCGGCCAGAGGAAATCGCCTCGCTGATCCGCTACCTGCTCGGCCCGGACGCCGGTTACATCCACGGAGCACAGCTGATGATCGACGGTGGGTCGGACGCACTGCTGCGGCCGACGGAGTTCTGACCTGGGACTCCTGGTACCGGCAGGATAGGCACCGTGCCGCGGCGCGGATTTCCGGTGCCCGGGCTCGGCCGGCGCATCCGCTGCTCGGGATCAGCTCGCGCCCTGGCACCGCGAACCGGCGCGCCCGCAGCGGCAGCCGACCGCCGCCACGGCAGCCGCCGCCCGGTTCAGCTCACGTCGGGGGCGTCAGGCTGTCGCCGGCACCTCCCGCAGCCGGTCGAGCTCCGCCAGCCACGACGGGCGGTCCGGCTCCTCCCAGAGCTCGTCCAGTTCGGACTTCTCCGCGAGCGCACGGTCGATCGCGCGCACCGCCAGCGCTCTCAGCTCCGTGGGCAGCACCGGGATCGGCTCCTCCGGCCCGTAACTTTCGTCCACCGGATCGCCGCCCGGGACCTGGGACGCCACGAGCGCGGCCACCGCCACGGCGAGCATGCCCTCCGGCGCCTCCAGGTACCCGGAGTTGCCCGCGGCCGCCTCCAGCGTCGTACGGATCAGCGCCCCACGCTCACCCGCGGGCAGGTCGTCCAGTTCGTTCGCGGAGTCGGCGGCCTCGTCGTTGTCGAAGTGCCCGATTCCCCACGTTCCCATTTGGTGCCTCCTCGAAGTTGCCGTGATCTTGTCAGGAGGCACCGACAAGACTAAGCAGCCAACCAGGCCTTCGCGGCCTGGAGGGCGTCCAGCGTGATCTGGTGCCCACCGTGGTGGCGGTGCACCGTCACCGAAGCCGACCGCTCCCGCAACAACTGGATGAACTGTTCGTTCGAAGGTAGCGGCGCCATCGGATCGCGTTCCCCATTGGACAGGAACACCCGCGTGGCGCCCAAGTCATGCCGGGGCGGGTCCGGCACCGGGAGCATCGACGCGAACAACGCCGCCTCCCGCACGACGTCCGGGCGCAGCAGGGCCAGCGCGCCGCCGATGTTGGCGCCGTTGGAAAACCCGACCGCGACCAGCCGCCGTCCGTCCAGGCCGTACTCCCGCTGGGCGTCGAGCACGAACGACGCCAGCTGGTCGGCGCGGGCGCGGACGTCGTCGTAGTCGAAGACGCCCTCCGCCAGCCGCCGGAACCACCGTGCGGCGCCGTGCTCGGACACCGGTCCGGCCGGGGCCAGCAATGCGGCGGACGGGTTCAGCTCCCGCGCGAGACCCACCAGGTCGTCCGTCCCGCCGCCGGTGCCGTGCAAGAGCAACAGCACCGGCGCGTCCGGCGGGCCCTCGATGAACTTGTGCTCGAGCGTCATCGGTTGTTCTCGCCCGGGATGTCCAGCTTCGGCAGGGCGCGCTCGATCTGCTCGCGGTCCGGCTCCAGCCACGGCGGCAGCTTCAGCGCGCGGCCGAGTTCCAGCAGCGGCTCGTCGACGGCGAACCCGGGCTGGTCGGTCGCGATCTCCAGCAGCGTGCCGCCCGGCTCGCGGAAGTAGATCGAGCGGAAGTACTGCCGGTCCAGGATCGAGGTGACGTTCACACCACGGTCGACGAGCTCCTCGCGCCACGCGGCCTGGCTTTCCTCGTCCGGCGCGCGCCAGGCGACGTGGTGCACGGTGCCCGCGGCAACGAGCCCGCGCGGGGCGTCCGGCGTGACGAGGACGTCGACCATCGCGCCCGGCCCGCCCTCACCGGCGGTGAACCGCAGGCGGTTGCTGTCCTGGCTGCTGAAGGTCAGGCCCAGGTCGCCGAACATCTCGGCGGTCGCGTCCTCCTTGGCGACCGAGAGGGTCACCGAGTGCAGGCCGCGGATCGCGTGATCGGCCGGGACGTGCCCGTTGTCCCACGGGCCGCGCGGGTCGCCCTGGGGGTGCGCGACGAGCGCGAGCTGGAGGCCGTCCGGGTCGCGGAAGGTCAGGACGTCCTCACCCTCCCGGTTGGCGATGCGCCCGGTGGTGACGCCGGCCTCGGCGAGGTGGTCCTTCCACCAGCCGATCGAATCGGCGGGCACGGAGAACGCGGTCGTGGTGGCCTGGCCGGTGCCGAGGCGCCCGCTCGGCGCGTCGCGCCACGGGAAGAAGGTCATCAGCGTGCCCGGCTTGCCGGACTGGTCGCCGTAGTACAGGTGGTAAGTCCCGGGATCGTCGAAGTTGACCGTCGTCTTCACCAGGCGCAGGCCGAGCGTGCGCAGGTAGAAGTCGGCGTTGCGCTGAGGGTCGCCGCCGATCGCGGTCACGTGGTGCAAGCCGCTCGTCTTGATGGACATCGTCTGCTCCTTTGCCGGGGCTTCAACCTAACCCGCAGAACCTCTCGCCAGCAAGATATATTCCGGGAAGAGTTTCGACCGGTATAGTCATGGGATGACCACTCCCGGCGATGACGAGATCGTGACCTGGTGGGGCCTCGTGATCGAGGGGTACCTCGCCACGCAGGATCGACTCATGGGCGAGATCGCCGAGCGGTTCGGCCTGGCGCCGGCGCCGTTCGACATCCTGCTGCGGCTGGTGCGCACGCCCGGCCACCGGATGCCGATGACGCGCCTGGCCACCGAGGCGGCGCTGTCCAGCGGCGGGTTCACCAAGGTGGCGGACCGGCTGGTCGCGGCCGGCCTGATCACACGCCAGCCGAGCCCGGACGACCGGCGCGTGACGTTTGCGTGCCTGACCGAGCACGGCCGCGAGGTGGCGGAAAAGGCGCGCCAGGCGTGCGCCGAGATCCTGCGGCGCCGTGTGCTGGAGCCCTTGGGGCCGGAGGCTTCGCAGGCGCTCGCCGACGCCATGCGAACGCTGCGTGAAGTGAACGGCACCAGCTGAACCCCCCGTTGCCTCCAGCGGATTCGCGGCGCACGATTAGTGCTCTCGCGAAGGAGGCGGACCAATGCTGACGACGTCCACCATCACGCACATGCTTGCCGCGCAGGATGCCGATCGCGCCAGGCACTTCTACGGTGACCAGCTCGGCCTGCGCCAGACCGAAACGGGACCGGACGGCACCTGCTACTTCGAGGCCGGCTCGGGGCACGTGATCGGTCTGCGCCCGCTGCCGGCCGCCAAGCCGAGCGAGAACACGGTCCTCAGCTTCGAGGTCGACGACATCTCCGCGGAGGTGCACGACCTGGAGGAACGCGGGGTGCGCTTCGCCGACTACGACTCCGGCGACCTCCGCACCGAGGGGCACATCGCCACGCTCGGCAAGGAGAAGGCGGCCTGGTTCGCCGACTCCGAAGGCAACTGGCTCTGCCTGCACGAGGTGGTGCGTTAGATCCCAAGGCCGGGGTACAGCTTCGCGGCGTTGCCGGACAGCACGTCCCGCACGACGGCGTCCGGCAGGCCCAGCTCCAGCAGCGCCCGGACGTTCCGCGCGGCGCCCGGGACGCCGGGCCAGTCGGTGCCGAACACGAACCGCCCGGCCAGCCGCGTGAAGTCGAACCGCGCGTAGTACTCCGGCAGCTTCCGCGGCGGCAGGCCGGACAGGTCCAGCCACACGTTGTCGCGCGCCAGCGCCAGGAACGCGGCCACGTCGTACCACCAGCCGCGGCCGCCGTGGGCGAACACGAACTGCACCGACGGGAAGTCCTCCACGACGTCGGCCATCAGCTCCGGGTTGCCGAAGCTCGCGCGGGCGCCGGGGAAGCTGCTCGTGCCCGAGTGGATGATCACCGGCACCCCGCGCTCGGCGCACACGTGGTACGCGGCGTACAACTCCTTGTCCCCCGGCGAGAACGCGCCGTGCACGGGGTGGATCTTCAACGCCACCGCGCCGAGGTCCAGCTGCCGCTCCACCTCGGCCGCCACCGGGTGGTGCAGGTACGGGTTCACGTTGGCCACCAGCCGGAACCGCGTCGGGTTCTCCGCCACCAGCGGCAGGTTGTCCTCGATCGGCTGGATCCCGGTGGCGCGCGGGCTGTATTCGCAGAACAACAACGCGCGGTCGACGCCCTCGGCCTCGAACAACGCATCCAGCCGCGCGGGCACGACGTTCCCCTCCGCGTCGTACGCGGACCGCCAGTCGTGCGGGCCCGAGAACCGCTCCGCCCACTCCAGCCAGGCCGGTTTCAACGTGCTCAGCCGCGGCGCGTGGACGTGCGCGTCGACCACGGTGTAGCCGTCGATCACGTGAGCGCCCCCGGCCGCAGCGAATCCCGGACCAGCTCGCGGATCACGTTCCGGCGGATCTTACCCGTCGCGGTCTTCGGCAGCTCGTCGACAGCCACCACCGCACGCGGCCGTTTGAACGTGGCGAGCCCCTCGCGGCAGAAGTCGATCAGCGCCTCCGGGTCGACGGTCCGCCCGGCGGCCGGCACGACGCAGGCCACCGGCTTCTCGATGCCGTCCGAGTCCGGAGCCGCCACCACCGCGACCTCGGCGACGTCCGGGTGCTGCAGCAACCGCTGCTCCACCTCCGCCGGCGACACCCAGATCCCGCCCGCCTTCAACATGTCGTTGAACCTACCAAGGCACGTGTAGGTGCCGTCCGGGTTGCGCACGTAGCTGTCCCCGGTCCGCAGCCACTCGCCCTGGAACACCTGCTTCGACGTCTCGTACCGGCTCCAGTAGCCGAACGCGGTGGACGGGCCGCGCACGTAAAGCTCGCCGGGCTGCCCGGTGGTTTCGATCAGCGTGCCGAGCGGGTCGCGGATCTCCACGTCGTAGCCGGGCACCGCGACACCCGTCGTGCCCGGGACCACCTCGCCCGGCCGGTTGGACAGGAAGATGTGCAGCGCCTCGGTGGACCCGATGCCGTCCAGGATCTCCACCCCGAACCGGTCGCGGAACCTCTCGTAGATCACCGCGGGCAGCGGCTCGCCCGCGGACACCGCCTGCCGCACCGACGAGAACGTGTCCGGTGGCAGGTCGGCGGCCAGCAGGGCGGAGTAAAAGGTCGGCACCCCGAAGAACAACGTCGGCCGCTCGGCGCGCACCCGGTCGGCGACCAGCTGCGGCGTCGGACGGCCCGGCTCGAACACCGCGCTCGCGCCGGCCGACAACGGGAAAAACGCGGAATTGCCGATGCCGTAGGCGAAGAACAGCTTGGCGACGGAGAAGCACTTGTCGTCGGGGCCGATCCCGAGCACCTGCCTGCCGTAGGTCTCGCACACCGCCCGGATGCTCGCGTGCCGGTGCATCGCGCCCTTGGGCTGACCGGTCGTGCCGGACGTGTACAGCCACAGCGCGGGCGAATCCGCCCACGTGTCATACGTTTCCCGTGCGTCCGCTGTGGACAGACGGGTCCAGTCGTGTGTGGACACCCGGGAGAACTGCGCGGCGTGCGCGCGATCCAGCACGACGTCAGTGACCTCCGGCGCCAGCTCGACCGCCTCCTTCGCGGCGGCGGTGAACTCCCCGGACACGCACAGCACCCTGGCACGCGAGTCGGCGAGCACCCGTCCCAGCTCGGGCCCGGTCACCATGGTCGACACCGGCACCGGAACCGCGCCGGCACACATCGCGCCGAGGATGCCGGTGAGCATCTCGACGCCGTCGACCATGCACAGCATGACCCGTTCCTCTGGCCGCACCCCGATGTCCGCCAGCCCGCCCGCGACACGGTGCACCGCTTCGGAAAGCTCGGCATAGGACAGCGTGCGCGACACCGTGACGACCGCGGTGCGGGCGCCGTTCCCGTCCCGGACGTGCCGGTCGACCAGGTAGTCCGCGGCGTTGAAATCGACCATCGCGCCCGCCCTCCGCAGGTTTTTTACAGGTACACGTACTCGTAGTCGAACGGCTTCCCGTTGATGCCCTGTCGCGGCGGGGCGACCCAGCTCGCGATCTTGCCCCGTTCGTACACCGGGTGCATGAGCGAGCGGACGAACGCCAGGTCCTCGTCGGTCGGCAGCCAATGCTTGCGGCTGCGCTCCCAGGTCGCTTCGTCCACGATCGTCCCGTCCGGCGTGATGTGGTGGCCGGAGTTTATGCCGACTTTCCGGTTGAAACCAGGGTGCGGCAGGCGGAACCGGAAGTCGATGCCCGCGTCGGCGAGGATCTTGTTCCACCGCTTGACCCCGGAGGAGCAGTCGGCGATGTACTCACCGCGCAGGTCGAGGTTGAGCAGCAGGATCTTCTGCATCTCCTCGGCGGTCCAGGTGCCGTCGTCCTGCGGTTTCTCCAGCAGCGCCGCGTCTTCGGTCAGCTGGTGGTCGTCCTTGCGGCGGGTCTCCATCCAGCGGCCCTTGAGCCCGGCGGTGTAGTAGTTGGCCGCGTTCGTCGACGTCTCGCTGCCGAACAGGTCGAGCGAGACGGTGTAGTGGAAGTTCAGGTAGCGCTGGATGATGTCCAGCGGGATGCCGCCGTGCGCGGCGATGTCCATCGTGTCGTGTTCGCGGATCAGCTCGGCGCTGCGCGTCACCACGCGGTCGACACCGGTGGTGCCGACGAACATGTGGTGCGCCTCCTCCTTGAGCATGAACTCGCAGGTGCGCGACAGCGGGTCGAACGCGGACTCCTTCAGCGTGCCCAGCTGGTACTTGCCGTCGCGGTCCGTGAAGTAGGTGAACATGTAGAACGCGAGCCAGTCCGCGGTCTCCTCGTTGAACGCGCCGAGGATGCGGGGCGTGTCCGGGCTGCCCGAGTTGCGGTGGAGCAGCGCCTCCGCCTCCTCGCGGCCCTCCTTGCCGAAGTAGGCGTGCAGCAGGTAGACCATCGCCCACAGGTGACGGCCCTCCTCCACGTTGACCTGGAAGAGGTTGCGCAGGTCGTAGAGGCTGGGCGCGGTCAGGCCGAGGAGTTTCTGCTGCTCCACGGAGGCCGGCTCGGTATCGCCCTGGATGACGATCAGCCGCTGCAGGTCGGCGCGGTACTCGCCGGGCACCTGCTGCCACGCGGGCTCGCCGCGGTGCTCGCCGAACGCGATCCGGCGGTCCGGGTCGCGTTCGGAGAGGAAGATGCCCCAGCGGTAGTCCTGTGGCACGACGTGGTCGAAGTGCGCCCAGCCGTCGCGGCCGACGCTGACCGCCGTGCGCAGGTACACGCCCTGGGTTTCCAGCGCCGGGCCCATCTCGGCCCACCAGTGCATGAACTTCGGCTGCCAGCCCTCCAGCGCCCGCTGCAGCCTCCGGTTGTCGGACAGTTCGACGTTGTTCGGGATCTTGGCGTCGTAGTCGATCCTGGTCGGCATCTCACACCCGCTTGCGGTCGAAGGAAGCCTTCTGGCCGGTGCCGTAGCGGCGCAGCGCGCCCTCCGGCCCGGAGGCGTTCGGTCTCGTGAAGATCCAGTTCTGCCAGGCCGTCAGGCGGCCGAAGATCTTGGTCTCGATGGTTTCCGGCCCGACGAACCGGTGGTTGGCCTCCATGCCGGTGAGCGCGTCCGGCGACAGCGCGGCGCGGCCCTCCAGCACGATCCGGATCTCGTCCTCCCAGTCGATGTCGTCCGGGGCCTCGGTGACCAGCCCCAGCTCGACGGCCTCGCCCGCGGACAGCCGCCGGTCGCGTTCGCGCTTGAGCCAGTCCAGGTGGTCGTGCTCACCGTAGAACCGGGATTCCAGGCGGGACAGGCCGTTGCCCATCGGGAACGCGCCGAAGTTCGCGTCGGACAACACGATGGCCGCGCGTTCGTCGCTGTCCTCGTCGTCGATCGGCGGCCCGTCCAGCATGTACTGGCGGTCGCACGCCAGCGCCAGCTCCAGCAGCACCCCGGCGAAGCAGCCGCCCGGTTCGATCAGCGCGATGAGACTGCGGCTGGTGACGTCGAGCCGTTTCAGCGTGCGCTTGTAGTAGTGCAGGACCTCGTTGGACAGCCAGTCGGAACCGGTGAGCACTTCCCGTTCGGCGGCGAGCACGGCGTCCGGGTCGCCCTCGGTGCGGAAGACCCAGGTGCCCAGCTCGGGTTCGTTGGTGCGCAGGCGCAGGATGAGGTCGTCCAGCTCACGGGTCATCGCCAGCAGCCAGCCGTCTGCTCGCGGTCCGCGGACGGTGATCGTGACGACGCCGGCGGCGCGGTCCAGCTCGGCGGTGGTGTTCGGGTAGGCGATGCGGTCGTCGTCCTCGGTGCGCTGGAGCGGTTCGAGCACGATGCCCTGCGCGTTCTCCGGCCGGTTGCTGCGGGCGGCGAGTTCGCGGGCCCGCTGCTCGACGACCGCGCGGAACTCCTGGCGCGGAACCAGCTCGTCGACCAGCCGCCAGTCGACAGCGGTGCGGCCCTTCACGCCGTCCGGGCGGGTGACGAACACGTCGGCGCGGTCCTTGCGGACGCGGCGCTTGTCGGTCACGCGGGTGAGCCCGCCGGTGCCGGGCAGCACGCCGAGCAGCGGCACCTCGGGCAGCGCGACGGTCGAGGAGTTGTCGTCGACCAGCAGGATCTTCTCGCAGGCCAGGGCGATTTCGTAGCCGCCGCCGGCGCAGCTGCCGTTGACCGCGGCGAGGTAGATCTGGCCGGAGTTCTCGGTGGCGTCCTCGATGCCGTTGCGGGTCTCGTTGGTGAACTTGCAGAAGTTCACCTTCCACTCGTGCGGGGAGCCGGCCAGCATGCGGATGTTGGCGCCGGCGCAGAACACCTTGTCCTTGGCGCTGGTCAGGATCACCGCGCGCACCTCGGGGTGCTCGAACCGCAGCCGCTGGACGGCGTCGTAGAGCTCGATGTCCACGCCCAGGTCGTAGGAGTTGAGCTTCAGCTCGTAACCCGGGACCAGACCGCCCTGCTCGTCGACGTCCATCTCCAGCCACGCCAGCGGCGGCTCGATCCGGAGCCGCCAGTGCCGGTAGGAATCCGGATGCCGATCGAATGACACCGTCGTCATGGCATCGATTCTCTACAACTTGTTCTCGGTCGTCAACGTTGTGTAGAGAGTGGATCTCGGGCCTATCGTGCTCAGCATGGCTGACCTCAAACCCCGGTCGCGGGACGTGACGGACGGGCTCGAACGCGCGGCGGCGCGTGGCATGCTGCGCGCGGTCGGAATGGGCGACGAGGACTTCGCCAAACCGCAGATCGGCATCGCCTCGTCATGGAACGAGATAACACCGTGCAACCTCTCCCTGCAACGGCTGGCGCAGGCGAGCAAGCAGGGAGTGCACGCCGGCGGCGGTTACCCGATGGAGTTCGGCACGATCTCGGTGTCCGACGGCATCTCGATGGGCCACGAGGGCATGCACTTCTCGCTGGTGTCGCGGGAGATCATCGCCGACTCGGTGGAAACGGTGATGGAGGCCGAGCGCCTGGACGGCGCGGTGCTGCTGGCCGGGTGCGACAAGAGCCTGCCCGGGATGCTGATGGCCGCCGCGCGGCTGGACGTCGCGGCGGTGTTCCTCTACGCCGGGTCGATCCTGCCGGGCAGTGTGGACGGCCGCGAGGTGACGATCATCGACGCGTTCGAGGCGGTCGGCGCGTGTGCCCGCGGGCTGATCTCCCGCGAGGAGGTCGACAAGATCGAACGCGCCATCTGCCCCGGCGAGGGCGCGTGCGGCGGGATGTACACGGCGAACACGATGGCGTGCGCGGCCGAGGCGCTGGGAATGTCGCTACCCGGCTCGGCGAGCCCGCCATCGGTGGACCGGCGGCGCGACCGGTTCGCGCGGGAGAGCGGTGAGGCGATCGTCGGGATGCTCGGCGCCGGGATCACCGCCCGGGACGTGCTCACGCGCGAGGCGTTCGAGAACGCGATCGCCGTCGTGATGGCGCTGGGCGGGTCCACCAACGCGGTGCTGCACCTGCTGGCCATCGCCCACGAGGCCGAGGTCGGGCTGACACTGGACGACTTCACCCGCATCGGTGACCGGGTGCCACACCTGGCCGACGTGAAGCCGTTCGGACGGCACGTGATGACCGCGGTCGACCGCGTCGGCGGGGTGCCGGTGGTGATGAAGGCCCTGCTGGACGCGGGTCTGCTGCACGGCGACTGCCTCACCGTGACGGGCAAGACGCTGGCCGAGAACCTGGCCGAGCTGGCGCCGCCGGAGCTGGACGGCGAGGTCGTGCGGAAGCTGTCGAACCCGATCCACCCGACCGGCGGGCTCACGATCCTGCACGGCAGCCTCGCACCGGAGGGCGCGGTGGTGAAGAGCGCCGGGTTCGACTCGTCGCGGTTCGAGGGGACGGCGCGGGTGTTCGACGGCGAGCAGGCCGCGATGGACGCGCTGCCGACGCTGCAGCCCGGCGACGTGGTCGTGATCCGGTACGAGGGGCCGCGCGGCGGACCCGGGATGCGCGAGATGCTCGCCGTGACGGGCGCGATCAAGGGCGCCGGGCTGGGCAAGGACGTCCTGCTGCTCACCGACGGCCGGTTCTCCGGCGGCACCACCGGGCTGTGCATCGGACACGTCGCCCCGGAGGCCGCGCACGGCGGCCCGATCGCGTTCGTCCGCGACGGCGACCCGATCGTGCTCGACATGGAGACGCGAACGCTTGACGTCGGGATTTCCGAGGAGGAGATGGCCGAACGCCGGTCCGGCTGGGAAGCGCCCCCGCCGCCGCGCCGCACCGGCGTGCTGGCTAAGTACGCCCGCCTGGTCGGTTCCGCCGCGCGGGGAGCCGTCTGTTCCTAGACGGGTTGTTCAGTGAGGTTGGTTCCGCGGCCGGCGGTGATGCGGCCGCCGCCGTCGGGATGCGGCCGGGGTTTTTGGCACGACGTGGACCAGCTCGCCCGGACGGAAGCGAGCAGCACGCCTGGACGTAGTATTGCCGAATCGTTCAACAATCCAATACTGTCCTCCGCCACTGGGGGCGGCACACAGTGCGCCCATTCCTGGCGAAGGAGTTCCCGCATGCGTGCACGACGTTCGTTGTTCGTCGCCCTGGCCACCTCGATCGGCGCGGTCCTCGCGTTGCTCGTCCCGGGAACGGCCGCGGCTTCGGACTACAACATCGCGACGGCCTCCAGCGGGCCGAGCGGCAACTACTGGTACGACTGCGTGACGGACAGCGGAGTGGAGGGCTGCTACCAGCCCTACGGCGACCTGTTCTACGTCCGCGACACGAAGGCGAACGGACAAGCGGCCGAGGTCCGCTGGTACAACAACCTGAACGGGGCGCCCTACCGCCAGGGCACGTGCCGGAACAACCTCGGCTCGGGCCACTGGGGCGTGTGCGACAAGGACTTCCGCGAGGACAGCACGATCCGCTTCGGGGTCGACGGCGTGGGCAACGACGCACGCCTGTACTCGCCGACGCTCTACGCCTGACGACCGCGGCCGGACCGCTGACACGCGGTCCGGCCCCGTCTGCTCCTGGAGGGAGCCGAAGAACTGCCGGATATCCTGCACCCGTGCAAGAAGTGGACGTTCTGCCGTCGATCTCGGTGGTGGACTGCGGATGGGCGTTCAATCTCGCGCACGCGGGCGTCTCCGCCTGCTGTCCCTGCTGCAGACGCCCCGCGACTGGCCGCGGCCGGGCGGGCCGAACTGGCCGAACGGTTCAACCGCCCTGCTCGTCCGTACCATCGTGACTGCTGACTGAATTTCGAAATCAGTCATGAGGTAGCCGCATGGATCGCCGGGAGCGGGCGGAACGCATCCTCGACGTAGCGGCCGACCTGCTGCTGCGCTGGGGCTACCAGAAGGTGACAGTCGACGACGTGGCCGAGCGGGCCGGCGTCGGCAAGGGCACCGTCTACCTGCACTGGAAGTCGCGGCAGGACCTGTTCCACTCGGTGTTCCGGCGCGAGCTGGCCGCGGCCTCCGACGAACTCGTCGCCGCCGTCCGCGCGGATCCGCGCACGGTCCTGCTGCACGAGCTGACCCGCGTGAACTTCGAGTCGGTCAACCGCCGCCCCCTCCTGCGGGCGCTCACGCGCGCCGATCCGAGCGTGCTCGGCAAGCTCGCCCGCGAACGGGCGGAGTCCCGGCACGACGAGGCTCTCGCCGGCTACTTCCGGCTGCTCACCGAGCACGGCCTGGTCCGCGACGACCTGCCGTTCGACGACCTCCGCTACGCCTGGCACGCCACGCTCGAAGGCTTCTCCCTGTTCCCGCCGCACCCCGGCGCCGCGGACCTGCTCGCCGCGACCGTACGAGGTGCCTTCGAACCGGCGGGCGAACCGGACCCGGCGCTGCTGGCCGAGCTCGCGCCCCGGGCAGCCGAGTTGCTCACCGAAATCGGGAACGAGCACCGCACCTTCTACGACGGGGGAAACCCATGAGGATCGGCCTGATGGTCGACGACACGGGCAAGACCATCGACGACATCGTCACGGCGGCCCGCTCCGGTCTGCCCGCGCTGTGGCTGGGCCAGCGGTTCGGCTGGGACCCGCTGACCGCGCTGGCCGTCGCCGGGCGGGAGGTGCCCGGCATCGAACTCGGCACCGCGATCGTGCCGACCTGGCCGCAGCACCCGATCACCCTGGCCACGCGCGCGTTGAGCACGCAGTCGGCCACCGGCAACCGGCTCAGCCTCGGCGTCGGGCTCAGCCACCCGGTCATGGTGGAAGGCCAGTACGGCCTCCCCTACGACCGGCCGGCCAGGCACCTGCGCGAGTACCTGAGCGCA carries:
- a CDS encoding alpha/beta hydrolase; translation: MTLEHKFIEGPPDAPVLLLLHGTGGGTDDLVGLARELNPSAALLAPAGPVSEHGAARWFRRLAEGVFDYDDVRARADQLASFVLDAQREYGLDGRRLVAVGFSNGANIGGALALLRPDVVREAALFASMLPVPDPPRHDLGATRVFLSNGERDPMAPLPSNEQFIQLLRERSASVTVHRHHGGHQITLDALQAAKAWLAA
- a CDS encoding VOC family protein; this translates as MLTTSTITHMLAAQDADRARHFYGDQLGLRQTETGPDGTCYFEAGSGHVIGLRPLPAAKPSENTVLSFEVDDISAEVHDLEERGVRFADYDSGDLRTEGHIATLGKEKAAWFADSEGNWLCLHEVVR
- a CDS encoding DUF4259 domain-containing protein, which produces MGTWGIGHFDNDEAADSANELDDLPAGERGALIRTTLEAAAGNSGYLEAPEGMLAVAVAALVASQVPGGDPVDESYGPEEPIPVLPTELRALAVRAIDRALAEKSELDELWEEPDRPSWLAELDRLREVPATA
- a CDS encoding MarR family winged helix-turn-helix transcriptional regulator, which codes for MTTPGDDEIVTWWGLVIEGYLATQDRLMGEIAERFGLAPAPFDILLRLVRTPGHRMPMTRLATEAALSSGGFTKVADRLVAAGLITRQPSPDDRRVTFACLTEHGREVAEKARQACAEILRRRVLEPLGPEASQALADAMRTLREVNGTS
- a CDS encoding benzoate-CoA ligase family protein, yielding MVDFNAADYLVDRHVRDGNGARTAVVTVSRTLSYAELSEAVHRVAGGLADIGVRPEERVMLCMVDGVEMLTGILGAMCAGAVPVPVSTMVTGPELGRVLADSRARVLCVSGEFTAAAKEAVELAPEVTDVVLDRAHAAQFSRVSTHDWTRLSTADARETYDTWADSPALWLYTSGTTGQPKGAMHRHASIRAVCETYGRQVLGIGPDDKCFSVAKLFFAYGIGNSAFFPLSAGASAVFEPGRPTPQLVADRVRAERPTLFFGVPTFYSALLAADLPPDTFSSVRQAVSAGEPLPAVIYERFRDRFGVEILDGIGSTEALHIFLSNRPGEVVPGTTGVAVPGYDVEIRDPLGTLIETTGQPGELYVRGPSTAFGYWSRYETSKQVFQGEWLRTGDSYVRNPDGTYTCLGRFNDMLKAGGIWVSPAEVEQRLLQHPDVAEVAVVAAPDSDGIEKPVACVVPAAGRTVDPEALIDFCREGLATFKRPRAVVAVDELPKTATGKIRRNVIRELVRDSLRPGALT
- a CDS encoding amidohydrolase family protein, encoding MIDGYTVVDAHVHAPRLSTLKPAWLEWAERFSGPHDWRSAYDAEGNVVPARLDALFEAEGVDRALLFCEYSPRATGIQPIEDNLPLVAENPTRFRLVANVNPYLHHPVAAEVERQLDLGAVALKIHPVHGAFSPGDKELYAAYHVCAERGVPVIIHSGTSSFPGARASFGNPELMADVVEDFPSVQFVFAHGGRGWWYDVAAFLALARDNVWLDLSGLPPRKLPEYYARFDFTRLAGRFVFGTDWPGVPGAARNVRALLELGLPDAVVRDVLSGNAAKLYPGLGI
- a CDS encoding SDR family oxidoreductase, which codes for MRGSVHSGRPAAAVDAVLGLAPRLHGLVVCAGLGPHVRDPMQIVEVNYRGAVEVLDGLFPALRGAAVAVSSSASTMVKRADNPIARGEEAAALGHLAYSWSENALTVAVRQRVSQWGAAGVRLNTVAPGAVDTPLLQAGLASRLGDAVRNYQAPIPRRGRPEEIASLIRYLLGPDAGYIHGAQLMIDGGSDALLRPTEF
- a CDS encoding ring-cleaving dioxygenase, with translation MSIKTSGLHHVTAIGGDPQRNADFYLRTLGLRLVKTTVNFDDPGTYHLYYGDQSGKPGTLMTFFPWRDAPSGRLGTGQATTTAFSVPADSIGWWKDHLAEAGVTTGRIANREGEDVLTFRDPDGLQLALVAHPQGDPRGPWDNGHVPADHAIRGLHSVTLSVAKEDATAEMFGDLGLTFSSQDSNRLRFTAGEGGPGAMVDVLVTPDAPRGLVAAGTVHHVAWRAPDEESQAAWREELVDRGVNVTSILDRQYFRSIYFREPGGTLLEIATDQPGFAVDEPLLELGRALKLPPWLEPDREQIERALPKLDIPGENNR